From a single Miscanthus floridulus cultivar M001 chromosome 8, ASM1932011v1, whole genome shotgun sequence genomic region:
- the LOC136476008 gene encoding uncharacterized protein — MMTATTPESYRAATSPYIPVAAHDLRRQMSMPAALVATFASCGPGGGHGWPRNLGDDDDDGEFRGRVPRPAAGGVGAVVRGLWAWIARGRRRKAAVMSRSGSSVKEQQYGHEEYAQNFDEGGAAGEPENLSRSFSARYARQAPWDGARRHRRGRNQLFLPNTPTQTISARPAPWS; from the coding sequence ATGATGACGGCCACCACCCCGGAATCGTACCGTGCCGCCACAAGCCCGTACATCCCCGTCGCGGCACACGATCTCAGGAGGCAGATGTCCATGCCGGCCGCTCTCGTGGCCACCTTCGCGTCATGCGGCCCCGGAGGCGGCCACGGATGGCCAAGAAACCtcggtgacgacgacgacgacggcgagttCCGCGGGCGCGTGCCCCGGCCCGCAGCAGGCGGCGTGGGGGCGGTGGTCCGCGGGCTGTGGGCGTGGATCGCGAGGGGCAGGAGGAGGAAGGCGGCCGTCATGAGCCGGAGCGGGTCGTCGGTGAAAGAGCAGCAGTACGGGCACGAGGAGTACGCGCAGAACTTCGACGAGGGCGGCGCGGCGGGGGAGCCCGAGAACCTGTCGCGGTCATTCTCCGCGCGGTACGCCAGGCAAGCGCCGTGGGACGGGGCTCGCCGTCACCGGCGTGGACGAAATCAGCTCTTTTTGCCTAACACTCCGACTCAGACCATCAGTGCTCGGCCGGCGCCATGGTCTTAA